The proteins below come from a single Chryseobacterium bernardetii genomic window:
- a CDS encoding T9SS type A sorting domain-containing protein, whose amino-acid sequence MKKTFIYSLILFAFSSSYLKAQSVILATGMYASGGNGSVSYSIGQTAYFYKGAGNQVLEGVQQPYEITTLSTREKVTSDLKDILLYPNPFKDYLYLDFTTNNFKGAEYQLFDAQGKLIRKDFILQPKSELNFSDIPSAMYIIKINQHGENLKTFKIIKK is encoded by the coding sequence ATGAAAAAAACTTTTATTTATTCTCTCATCTTGTTTGCCTTTTCCTCCTCATACCTGAAAGCCCAATCTGTAATTCTGGCAACCGGAATGTATGCTTCAGGGGGTAACGGCTCTGTTTCTTATAGTATCGGACAGACCGCTTACTTTTATAAAGGAGCAGGAAACCAGGTTCTGGAAGGTGTTCAACAGCCTTATGAAATCACTACACTTAGCACCCGTGAAAAAGTAACATCGGATCTGAAAGATATTTTACTTTACCCTAACCCTTTCAAGGATTATCTATATCTGGATTTTACGACAAACAATTTCAAAGGAGCAGAATACCAGCTGTTTGATGCCCAGGGCAAATTAATCCGAAAAGATTTCATCTTACAGCCAAAATCTGAGCTTAATTTCTCTGATATTCCTTCCGCTATGTATATTATCAAAATTAATCAGCACGGGGAAAATCTGAAAACTTTTAAAATCATCAAAAAATAA
- a CDS encoding LytR/AlgR family response regulator transcription factor — MIPHIKCMIIDDDELDRLVLQHYIKQYENIEIVASFDSAEKAIPYLELPIDLLITETNLKGMSGLEFRKLAHKIPACIFVSSHPELAACVFEVNTLDFITKPLTSERFHYSMQRLLEFFRIKEKCECYDAILGQECINIKESGNVSQIRKADILYLEALKDYTRIVTLERKHCILDYLGNLLHKNFFDSFVRIHRSYAVPKHLIRGKSCHEIELIHHIKLPIGRTYKNNLSFFEP; from the coding sequence ATGATTCCCCATATTAAATGTATGATTATTGATGATGATGAACTGGACAGGCTGGTTCTTCAGCATTATATTAAACAGTATGAGAATATAGAAATTGTCGCTTCTTTTGATTCGGCTGAAAAAGCAATTCCTTATCTCGAACTTCCCATTGATCTTCTTATCACCGAGACCAATTTAAAAGGCATGAGTGGACTGGAATTCCGCAAGTTAGCCCATAAAATCCCTGCCTGCATTTTTGTGAGTTCCCATCCGGAGTTGGCAGCCTGTGTTTTTGAAGTCAATACACTGGATTTTATTACAAAACCTCTCACTTCAGAACGTTTTCATTATTCTATGCAGAGATTGCTTGAGTTTTTCAGAATAAAGGAAAAATGTGAATGTTATGATGCCATATTGGGACAGGAATGTATTAATATCAAAGAAAGCGGTAATGTTTCGCAGATCAGAAAAGCAGACATTCTTTATCTGGAAGCCCTCAAAGATTACACCCGAATCGTTACCCTAGAAAGGAAACACTGTATTCTTGATTACCTGGGCAACCTTCTGCACAAAAACTTTTTTGATTCTTTTGTCAGAATACATAGAAGCTATGCCGTACCGAAGCATCTCATCCGTGGAAAAAGCTGTCATGAAATAGAGCTGATCCATCATATCAAACTTCCTATTGGCAGAACTTATAAAAATAACCTGTCTTTTTTTGAGCCTTAA
- the hflX gene encoding GTPase HflX — MLEKKEHNYEKVVLVGLITKDQDEEKLTEYMDELEFLAYTAGATVDRRFTQKMSQPDSKTFVGSGKALEIKEYVKENEIGTVIFDDELSPSQLKNLEREMEVKILDRTNLILDIFAQRAQTSYARTQVELAQYQYLLPRLTRMWTHLERQKGGIGMRGPGETEIETDRRIIRDRITLLKDKLKTIDKQMATQRNNRGKVVRAALVGYTNVGKSTLMNALSKSEVFAENKLFATLDTTVRKVVIGNLPFLLTDTVGFIRKLPTQLVESFKSTLDEVREADLLIHVVDISHESFEDHIASVNEILQEIDAHRKPMIMIFNKIDDFSYEKKDEDDLTPSTRKNISLDEWKKTWMAKSKYPTVFISALTKENFPEMKKMIYDEVMKIHISRFPYNDFLFEYFDDEEEENNN; from the coding sequence ATGTTAGAAAAGAAAGAACATAATTATGAAAAGGTGGTTTTGGTAGGATTAATTACCAAAGACCAGGATGAGGAGAAGTTAACAGAATATATGGACGAACTGGAGTTTCTTGCTTATACGGCAGGAGCAACAGTTGACAGAAGATTTACCCAAAAAATGTCCCAGCCGGATTCCAAAACATTTGTAGGAAGCGGAAAAGCATTGGAGATTAAAGAATATGTAAAGGAGAATGAAATAGGAACCGTAATTTTTGATGATGAACTGTCTCCTTCCCAGCTGAAAAACCTGGAAAGAGAAATGGAAGTTAAGATTCTGGACCGTACCAATCTGATCCTTGATATTTTTGCCCAGAGAGCACAGACTTCTTATGCAAGAACTCAGGTGGAATTAGCACAATACCAATATCTTTTACCCCGTTTGACAAGAATGTGGACCCACTTGGAACGTCAGAAAGGAGGTATCGGAATGAGAGGTCCCGGGGAAACAGAGATTGAAACTGACCGTCGTATCATTCGTGACAGGATTACTTTACTGAAAGACAAACTAAAGACCATAGATAAGCAAATGGCGACTCAGCGTAATAACCGCGGAAAAGTTGTTCGTGCAGCGCTAGTAGGATACACGAACGTGGGGAAATCCACTTTGATGAATGCCCTTTCCAAATCTGAAGTTTTTGCTGAAAATAAACTGTTTGCAACCCTTGATACCACGGTAAGAAAAGTAGTGATCGGAAACCTTCCGTTCCTGCTTACTGATACCGTAGGATTTATCAGGAAATTACCAACTCAGCTGGTAGAATCTTTTAAATCTACATTAGATGAGGTGAGAGAAGCAGATCTCCTGATTCACGTAGTTGATATTTCACATGAAAGCTTTGAAGATCATATTGCTTCTGTTAATGAAATTCTACAGGAAATTGACGCACACAGAAAGCCGATGATTATGATCTTTAATAAGATTGATGATTTCAGCTATGAGAAGAAGGATGAAGATGATTTAACTCCTTCAACACGCAAAAATATATCTCTGGATGAATGGAAAAAAACCTGGATGGCCAAATCAAAGTATCCAACTGTTTTCATTTCTGCTTTAACGAAGGAAAACTTCCCGGAAATGAAAAAGATGATCTATGATGAGGTAATGAAGATCCATATTTCCAGATTCCCATACAATGATTTCCTTTTCGAATACTTTGATGACGAAGAGGAAGAAAACAACAATTAA
- a CDS encoding DUF4919 domain-containing protein: protein MKYHFFLLFIMFSVFGFSQKSKIDFKAIEKSFKSSDSPYNYDKLLFKYKGYPKSLDSIEAQYLYYGRNFREDRITTLDEGFKSLAEAFKENRFEDCVKLGKVLYDKDPTNLDILLILLRAYDSLKDGNNFMHHLSQFRALADGIKSSGDGKSEKTAYLVNSVGDEYILLNILNIGNNYTRGSKPSKDGMVDTWEKGDQKIYIKVLYLDL from the coding sequence ATGAAATATCATTTTTTCCTTTTATTCATTATGTTTTCGGTTTTTGGGTTCAGCCAGAAGTCGAAAATAGATTTTAAAGCCATTGAAAAGAGCTTCAAAAGTTCTGATTCTCCTTACAATTACGATAAACTTCTTTTCAAATACAAAGGATACCCGAAATCTCTGGACAGCATAGAAGCACAGTATCTTTACTATGGGAGGAACTTCAGGGAAGATAGAATAACCACATTAGATGAAGGTTTCAAGAGTCTGGCGGAAGCTTTTAAGGAAAACAGGTTCGAAGACTGTGTTAAGCTGGGAAAGGTTCTGTACGATAAAGATCCTACAAACCTTGATATCCTGCTTATCCTGCTCAGAGCCTATGACTCTTTAAAAGATGGAAATAATTTTATGCATCATCTGAGCCAGTTTCGTGCACTGGCCGATGGAATAAAAAGCTCCGGAGACGGAAAATCTGAAAAAACGGCTTATCTCGTCAATTCGGTGGGAGATGAGTACATTCTGCTGAATATTCTGAATATAGGAAATAATTATACCAGAGGCTCAAAGCCTTCGAAGGACGGCATGGTTGATACCTGGGAAAAAGGAGATCAGAAAATATACATCAAGGTCCTTTACTTAGACTTATAA
- a CDS encoding cation:proton antiporter, giving the protein MELYYSFSALIVLASIFAYLNYRFLKLPSTIGIMVIAIVVSIFLVMFGETVLPRTFGHLHNLMNSIDFTEVLMGAMLNFLLFAGGIHININDLKEQFRPVLIFSTAGVVISTFVVGFGMFYLLPYVGVKLPFIYCLVFGALISPTDPVAVLSVLKQANVSKSLETKVAGESLFNDGMAVVVFTVVLQLAVGKEVDLGVENIGLLLLHEAGGGLLLGVLLGWVTSRLMREVDDYIISVLVTLSVVMGGYLIARQMHISGPLTMVAAGLFMGNFNRNFKMKSVTQDYLIKFWELIDEILNAVLFLFIGFELLMIKDLKHFMIPGLVAILVVLLARFISIWGPTKFTSLRRSFSPQTVKVLVWGGIRGGVSIALAMSIPKSEYSETILSITYCVVVFSIIVQGLTIAKVANPKQIVKEEEETNVVEHKA; this is encoded by the coding sequence GTGGAATTATATTATTCATTTTCAGCATTAATCGTATTAGCATCCATATTTGCCTATCTTAATTACAGATTTCTAAAACTTCCAAGTACGATTGGGATCATGGTGATTGCCATTGTGGTTTCCATTTTTCTGGTAATGTTTGGAGAAACGGTACTTCCGAGAACTTTTGGACATCTTCATAACCTGATGAACAGTATCGATTTTACAGAGGTGCTGATGGGAGCAATGCTTAATTTCCTTCTTTTTGCGGGAGGAATTCATATTAATATTAATGATCTTAAAGAACAGTTCCGGCCTGTGCTCATATTTTCCACAGCAGGAGTTGTAATTTCCACTTTCGTAGTAGGCTTTGGAATGTTTTATTTGCTTCCATATGTAGGAGTTAAACTTCCGTTTATTTACTGTCTTGTTTTTGGAGCATTGATTTCTCCTACCGATCCGGTGGCGGTTCTGAGTGTCCTGAAGCAGGCGAACGTTTCTAAGTCATTAGAGACAAAAGTAGCAGGAGAATCTCTTTTTAACGATGGTATGGCGGTTGTGGTGTTTACAGTAGTATTACAGCTTGCCGTTGGAAAGGAAGTGGATCTTGGAGTAGAAAATATTGGATTGCTGCTGCTTCATGAAGCCGGTGGAGGGCTTTTGCTGGGCGTTTTACTAGGTTGGGTGACTTCCAGGTTAATGCGTGAAGTAGATGATTATATTATTTCCGTACTGGTAACGCTTTCTGTGGTGATGGGCGGCTACCTGATTGCAAGGCAAATGCATATTTCAGGACCATTAACGATGGTTGCTGCAGGATTATTCATGGGAAATTTTAACCGAAACTTCAAAATGAAATCTGTAACCCAGGACTATCTTATTAAATTCTGGGAGCTGATTGACGAGATCCTGAACGCCGTTTTATTCTTATTCATCGGGTTTGAGCTTTTAATGATTAAAGACCTGAAGCATTTCATGATTCCTGGATTAGTAGCCATTTTAGTAGTTTTATTGGCAAGATTTATCTCTATCTGGGGCCCCACAAAGTTTACTTCTCTCAGACGAAGTTTCAGCCCGCAAACCGTTAAAGTATTGGTTTGGGGAGGAATCCGCGGTGGTGTTTCCATTGCATTGGCGATGTCTATTCCTAAAAGTGAGTATAGTGAAACAATCTTAAGTATTACGTATTGTGTAGTAGTATTTTCTATTATTGTTCAGGGACTTACCATAGCGAAAGTTGCCAATCCTAAACAAATTGTAAAGGAAGAAGAAGAAACTAATGTTGTAGAGCATAAAGCTTAA
- a CDS encoding DNA alkylation repair protein — MGRGIVKEIQEALAVLSIPEKAEFFPRFFKTGKGEYGEGDLFLGVTVPDQRSVAKEYYSKINLKELSELLSSKYHEHRLTALFMLISKFEKTKDIMVKDEIIEFYLNHLQYVNNWDLVDSSCYKILGRYAYENRKENLLRDLSEAEEMWHKRIAVVGTMHYIKKGSFDLTKEFVTRNLKHPHDLMHKANGWLLREMGNKNEQELIGYLNQYYKEMPRTCLRYAIEKLDEDLRQDYLRGHI, encoded by the coding sequence ATGGGTAGAGGTATTGTTAAAGAAATACAGGAAGCTCTTGCGGTGTTATCCATTCCTGAAAAAGCAGAATTTTTTCCAAGGTTTTTCAAAACAGGAAAAGGTGAATACGGCGAAGGAGATCTGTTCCTAGGCGTTACGGTTCCGGATCAGAGGTCTGTTGCTAAAGAATATTACTCAAAAATCAATCTAAAAGAATTAAGTGAATTACTTTCTTCGAAATACCATGAACATAGGCTTACCGCTCTTTTTATGCTGATTTCGAAGTTTGAAAAAACAAAAGATATAATGGTAAAGGATGAGATCATAGAATTTTATCTTAACCACCTGCAATATGTTAACAACTGGGACCTGGTAGATTCCAGTTGTTATAAAATCCTTGGCAGATATGCTTATGAAAACAGGAAAGAAAACCTGTTAAGAGATCTTTCTGAAGCGGAAGAAATGTGGCATAAAAGAATTGCTGTGGTGGGAACTATGCACTACATCAAAAAAGGCTCCTTCGATCTTACCAAAGAATTTGTAACCAGAAATTTGAAGCATCCCCACGATTTAATGCACAAAGCGAATGGCTGGCTGCTGCGTGAAATGGGAAATAAAAATGAGCAGGAACTCATCGGGTACCTGAATCAGTATTATAAAGAAATGCCTAGAACCTGCCTGCGTTATGCTATTGAAAAACTGGACGAGGATCTCCGGCAGGATTATCTGAGAGGTCATATTTAA